From Camelina sativa cultivar DH55 chromosome 20, Cs, whole genome shotgun sequence, the proteins below share one genomic window:
- the LOC104770286 gene encoding protein FANTASTIC FOUR 3-like produces the protein MGTVVYQQGFQSQLNEPRALRLRLSSPNPHFFQPFGLALKSPSLDSPNAEDTRNLNDDKPAASSGPDSSGWSFLQSLSSGSSSSKTTSSEKEKTYVQRPSSCRALSDQSLALCTENLGSESGSDVTDVDDLFSLDVQSKNLGETTTETRALKSRKRNVSPSDLPPPLTTMRGFQSIQMRPHRENGRLVMTATNAPPSNRCFQADRSNGRLRLSILKDSDEFVENEEETVEPEETEEYEEENEEEVEEEDEVMDIENIQRSRRCAEGKQGNRGLLNWESFCVATS, from the coding sequence ATGGGAACTGTTGTCTATCAACAAGGGTTTCAGTCTCAACTTAACGAGCCTAGGGCTTTAAGGCTTAGGCTATCTTCACCAAATCCTCACTTCTTTCAACCCTTTGGTTTAGCTCTCAAGTCTCCTTCACTTGACTCCCCTAATGCAGAGGACACCCGAAACCTTAACGATGACAAACCAGCTGCTTCCTCGGGCCCTGACTCAAGTGGCTGGAGCTTTCTCCAGTCCCTATCATCTGGCTCATCCTCCTCAAAGACGACGAGCTCTGAGAAAGAAAAGACTTATGTTCAACGTCCGTCTTCTTGTAGAGCTCTAAGCGACCAGAGCTTAGCATTGTGCACTGAGAATCTCGGAAGCGAATCTGGCTCTGATGTTACAGATGTCGATGATTTGTTCTCGCTTGACGTGCAGAGCAAGAATCTCGGAGAAACAACAACGGAGACAAGAGCGTTAAAAAGTAGGAAAAGGAATGTGAGCCCTAGTGATCTCCCACCTCCTTTGACCACTATGAGAGGGTTTCAAAGCATTCAAATGAGACCACACCGTGAAAACGGAAGATTGGTCATGACCGCCACAAACGCGCCACCTAGTAACCGGTGCTTTCAAGCTGACCGGAGCAATGGTCGTCTCCGTCTCTCTATCTTGAAAGACTCAGATGAGTTTGTAGAGAACGAAGAAGAGACGGTCGAGCCTGAAGAAACCGAAGAATACGAggaggagaatgaagaagaagtagaagaagaagatgaagtgatGGACATTGAGAATATTCAAAGATCAAGAAGATGCGCTGAAGGCAAACAGGGAAACAGGGGATTGCTAAATTGGGAATCTTTTTGCGTTGCTACTTCCTAA
- the LOC109131164 gene encoding uncharacterized protein LOC109131164, whose amino-acid sequence MMMMMIRPPPHHRKRRVRQNRFVFSTYLFVSSTVAKHYMERPWLNAQQIDTYGTCFPRGTPLDLGWCRPCVGYVKCNVNADWRNPEAMSGVSWIARDCWGRVLYHAREAFTKSRNRIVAELRCILWAVQSLRDLHVGRMIISSDCQAAIAALDKPWRWPQYWELLDAIRRTVVESLSIESITYEVVSCHSNTIARDIAYSVVKDGRYHSYLASDGPSWLSHRIRSEAQPRYVFRFIPYR is encoded by the exons atgatgatgatgatgataaggcCTCCTCCTCACCACAGAAAGAGACGCGTTCGCCAAAATC GGTTTGTGTTTAGCACATACCTCTTTGTGAGCAGTACTGTTGCTAAACACTATATGG AGAGACCATGGCTTAATGCGCAGCAGATAGATACGTATGGGACATGCTTTCCTCGTGGCACGCCCTTGGATCTCGGGTGGTGTCGTCCATGTGTAGGATACGTTAAGTGTAATGTGAATGCTGATTGGAGAAATCCAGAGGCGATGAGTGGGGTATCTTGGATTGCTCGTGATTGCTGGGGTAGGGTTCTATACCATGCAAGAGAAGCTTTTACGAAGTCACGAAACAGGATCGTTGCTGAGCTGCGGTGTATCTTGTGGGCGGTTCAAAGCTTACGAGATCTTCATGTGGGTAGGATGATAATCTCATCGGATTGTCAAGCTGCGATCGCGGCCTTGGATAAGCCGTGGAGATGGCCTCAGTATTGGGAATTGCTGGACGCGATTCGCAGAACTGTTGTTGAATCATTATCAATTGAATCTATCACTTATGAGGTGGTGTCTTGTCACTCTAATACCATTGCAAGGGACATTGCGTATAGTGTTGTGAAGGATGGTCGTTACCATTCGTACCTTGCTTCTGATGGACCGAGTTGGCTTTCTCATCGAATACGCAGTGAGGCGCAACCGCGCTATGTGTTTAGGTTTATTCCCTATAGATAA